The Leptospira paudalimensis region GGTCCTTCCAAAAAACATCGAGAACTATTGGAAAAATTAAAAGCGATCGAAGAAATTCCTACTTTAGGAGAGATTCCAAAATCTGAATCCATAAAGGCAAAAACGGAAAAACAAGAATCCTTAAAGAAAGACACAAATGCTTGGTATGCATTTGATCGATTGGCAGACGAAACCATTGCCCTTGTTGATCCAGAAAATTCGATTTCCCAAATTCGATTGTAACAAACAAAGTTTAATCTTTAGGTTCGAAACTTGTTTGGTGTTTTTTTCGTTCAGCTGCGATTTCTTGGATATGTCCTGCAAAACTAGGATGGTGTTTTAAGATCTCAGTAAAGGCATCTCGACTGAGTGTATAAACATCACAATAAGATCCCGCTTTGATAGTAGCTGTCCGCAAAGAATCATCAATCAAACTCATCTCACCAAAAAAAGATCCAGAATTTAAAGTCGCGAGTAGTTCTCCCGATTTTTCTTTGATCACTTCTACATGGCCCTTTGACAAAAAATACATATTATGAGGGACATCACCTTCGCGGAAAATCACATCTCCCTTCATATAATAAGCAGGTTTTAATTCGAGAACAACTTCTCGTTTTAATTCTTCTGGCGCATGTTTAAAAAATGGAACTACGGAAATCAGATGGTTGTGTAAAAACATCGATACATCAATTTTGATTCCCGATGGAAGTTGGTCCCAAATTTCTTTTTCATCAATTCCGTGTTTGTTTTCCCAAAGATTGATGTAGTAGGATCTGATCCTATTTGCTAAGTGTGGAGGTAATTTTTTGTATTTAATGAAGGAATTAATTGTATTTAATTTTTCTTGGAACGTAACGCGAGAAATATCCAGATTCGATAATAAAGTAGCAATGTTACCAATCACATAACCATAAATACCAACACCTAAAATCATCACACCCATCGTATAAATCGTTTGTCGGTTTGTAGTGGGAGTGATATCCCCATAACCAATGGTTGTAAGAGTTGTGACTGACCAGTACAAAGAACGGATATAACGTGTTGTCATATCTTTGTCTGGTAAAAACTCAGGACTCAAATGGATCCAACCACATGCGACCCAGTGAGCAAAAAGGGAAGTCCAATACACAAAAAAAATCAATCGAAAGGTCATTGGATTGATCACATCCAATAATTTAAATCGATCTTCCGACTCAGCACCAAGCGCTAACATCCGTAAGGATTTAAAAAGTTCAAAGACTCTAACAGATCGTAACAATCGTAAAATTTTTAAACTGTCTGTCACTCCGAAGTATTGGAAAAAAAATCCACCGAATAAATCGAAGGGAAAGGCAGATAAAAAATCGATGAGGAACCAGGATTTTAAATACGTTTTGGCTACGATTTTTTTGTTTTGGATGAGGAGCCTGTCCTTCAGGATCGCAGTAAAAAAATTGAGAATTAAGTCGATTCCAAATACGACTTGGATGCCTCTCTCGAAGTTGGTAACACCTACTGATAGTTTATGAGGGAATACAAGGCGAAGTGGGACTTCTATGGCAAAGTAGGTAATACAAATAAAGACAAAAAGATCCCAGATTCGTTTGTAGGGAGAATTTGGATGGATCATATTCTATAGTATCGACAAGCTATGTTTTATATTTGCGTTCTTTCAGATAAAAAAAATCCTGAATTGATAAGAGGTGATTATGTTCGGTGGAGCCGGTGGAAACAAGTTTGATATGCTCAAACAGATGAAAAAAATGCGTTCGCAAGTGAAAACCATGGAAAAGGAACTTGCTGGCTTAAATTTTGTGGGAATTTCTAAAAATAAACTTCTATCCGTTACTTTGGACGGTAAATTCCAAATGAAATCGATCCAAATTGAAGATGAATTATTGGAAAAAAAGGATAAAAATCTTCTCGAACGTTCTATCCAAGAAGCCTACACAAAAGCATTACAAGATGCGCAGGCTGGGGCGGCAAAACAAATGCAAGCAATGGGTGGATTTCCAGGACTTGGAATGTAAGCTACAGATTTGTTTTAGTTCATTCTAAAAATGGAAAAGCCTACAAAGGAATTCTTTGTAGGCTTTTTTTATGGGATTTTTCCCTTTTTCGTGGTTACTAAATGTAATTAACTTGCTGGTACAATTTCCACTTCAACACGTCGGTTAGAACCATCTTTTGGATCTACATTTTTCAGTGGAGTAGTCGAACCTAATCCTTGTACGGTTCCAATTCGTTTTCCTTCAACACCGTTTTCAATGATAGCATCTTTTGCAGTCACCGCTCGGTCAGTCGAAAGTTTTTGGTTGAGGTCTTCCGCACCAGTGCGGTTTGCATGACCAGTGATATTGATTTTAGTTTCAGGGTAAGCAGCAAGTGCTTCCGCTAACTTATCAATGTTTTCCTTTCCTTTTCCTTTGAGGTCAGCTTTTCCATCTTCGAATGCGATTCCTCCGTCCATAGAGGCAGTAAGAGCCACAGTTTCACCACCACGTTCACTTTTCGTAAGAGTGATGCCTTGTTTTTTCATTTCTTCCGCCATGTTGTCGTACATGGTGTTGAGATAAAAACCTGTTCCAAGTCCTGCTAAACATCCAGCACCCAAACCAACAATTTTACCTTTGTTTTGTGGTTTCTTTTTTTCCATTGCCAAAGATTCTTTTACTTGTCTTTGGAAATCGTTCTTTTTGTTTTTAGTGTCTTTTTTTCTTTGTGACTCATCATACACTGCACCTAACGCAAGACCAACTCCACATCCAATGGATGTACTGAGGATGAGACGTTTTGTGTTGTCTGAAAGGCCACAAGAAATTGTGGTAAGTAATGATAGGGATAAGATTCCGGAAATGATTTGTTTCAAAGTGATTGTCCTCGCTCACCTTCTCAATGAAGGTTTCGGACAAAGTTTAAAGAAATCCTCCCTGTTTGCAAGGAGGATTTCCATCTCTTTAAAATCCTTAGTATCTGTCTGTGAGGAGTTTTACTACTGATTCTGGTCTGAGATTTGCTTGGGCAAGCATGGCCACACCCGATTTGGTTAGGATTTGGTTTTTGGAGTATTCTACCATTTCCGTTGCCATATCTGCATCTCTGATTTGTGATTCGGAAGAAACCATGTTCACATAGTTATTACTCAGTGATTTTAAGGTTAAATCCAATCGGTTGTAATAGGCACCCAAGTCCGACCGTAATCGATTCACTCTAGAAATGGCATCATCCAAGACTTGGAGTGAATCGGTAGCTTTATTTGGAGTTGAAAGTGTCAACTTGTTTCCAGCTTGTTTCAGTTTTAAAGAAGAACTTGTCATCGTATTGATAAACACTTCTATCTTTTCTGATCCGTTTGCACCCACTTGTAGTGTCATTGGGTTTTTGCCAGCACGAGAAAATCGACCATCTAGTGGCCTAACTTTGTTAAACTCTGCAGATGTTCCGATCCTTTCCACTTCTTCGACTAATTGTGATACTTCCAATTGGACAAGTTTCCTGTCTTCATTCGAATAGATCCCGTTAGCTGATTGAACTGAAAGTTCACGTAACCTCTGTAAGATAGAGTTTACTTGGTCCAAAGATCCTTCCGTAACTTGTAAAAACGACATACCATCCTGGGTATTTCGTTCTGCTTGGCCTAAAGCTCGGATTTGGGATCTAAGTTTTTCGGATACGGAGAATCCCAAGGAATCATCCCCTGGTCTGTTAAT contains the following coding sequences:
- a CDS encoding cyclic nucleotide-binding domain-containing protein, with protein sequence MIHPNSPYKRIWDLFVFICITYFAIEVPLRLVFPHKLSVGVTNFERGIQVVFGIDLILNFFTAILKDRLLIQNKKIVAKTYLKSWFLIDFLSAFPFDLFGGFFFQYFGVTDSLKILRLLRSVRVFELFKSLRMLALGAESEDRFKLLDVINPMTFRLIFFVYWTSLFAHWVACGWIHLSPEFLPDKDMTTRYIRSLYWSVTTLTTIGYGDITPTTNRQTIYTMGVMILGVGIYGYVIGNIATLLSNLDISRVTFQEKLNTINSFIKYKKLPPHLANRIRSYYINLWENKHGIDEKEIWDQLPSGIKIDVSMFLHNHLISVVPFFKHAPEELKREVVLELKPAYYMKGDVIFREGDVPHNMYFLSKGHVEVIKEKSGELLATLNSGSFFGEMSLIDDSLRTATIKAGSYCDVYTLSRDAFTEILKHHPSFAGHIQEIAAERKKHQTSFEPKD
- a CDS encoding YbaB/EbfC family nucleoid-associated protein, which translates into the protein MFGGAGGNKFDMLKQMKKMRSQVKTMEKELAGLNFVGISKNKLLSVTLDGKFQMKSIQIEDELLEKKDKNLLERSIQEAYTKALQDAQAGAAKQMQAMGGFPGLGM
- a CDS encoding OmpA family protein, translated to MKQIISGILSLSLLTTISCGLSDNTKRLILSTSIGCGVGLALGAVYDESQRKKDTKNKKNDFQRQVKESLAMEKKKPQNKGKIVGLGAGCLAGLGTGFYLNTMYDNMAEEMKKQGITLTKSERGGETVALTASMDGGIAFEDGKADLKGKGKENIDKLAEALAAYPETKINITGHANRTGAEDLNQKLSTDRAVTAKDAIIENGVEGKRIGTVQGLGSTTPLKNVDPKDGSNRRVEVEIVPAS
- a CDS encoding flagellin N-terminal helical domain-containing protein — encoded protein: MIINHNISALVAKRALTNTSRDMDKSMEHLATGMRINRPGDDSLGFSVSEKLRSQIRALGQAERNTQDGMSFLQVTEGSLDQVNSILQRLRELSVQSANGIYSNEDRKLVQLEVSQLVEEVERIGTSAEFNKVRPLDGRFSRAGKNPMTLQVGANGSEKIEVFINTMTSSSLKLKQAGNKLTLSTPNKATDSLQVLDDAISRVNRLRSDLGAYYNRLDLTLKSLSNNYVNMVSSESQIRDADMATEMVEYSKNQILTKSGVAMLAQANLRPESVVKLLTDRY